The window AACATCTATCTTACAAATCTGCCTTAATTTTTCATAAGACAACACAGATCAAAAAAGCTACCGATGAAAGGCAGTACACCTTAATGATGCACAACAAAACACCTGTAACTTTTTTCTTTTTTTTCAGGCTAAATAAAAAAAATCAAAGGAACTAATATCACAGAATTACAGTGCTGACACCATAACCCGTGAATTCATTAATTCCATGTTTTGTTTTTCAGCTTTGACTAACAGTAAACTGCGGGACAGTAATCTTTCCTGACGCAATTACCTTCTGGCTGGCTTTGTCCATGATATCATACGTGAGAACGTCACCCTCTTTTATCGGGAAACCGTATGCACCGCCCTGTTTATGCCAGGCAATCAGGTTATCTCCGTTAGAGTCTTTAGCACCGTAATCGGCATGAAGCACGAATCTGTCTCCGGGTTTTACAACAACCTCATTCTTGTCGGGGAAACTTTCTATGTACTTGTCCCACCCGGAATTATACCCTGAAATAAGGCTTTTGTCACCAATTGTACCGAAGTTTCCCTGTGAAGTACTCATATCAGGACCAGTCTGGGGCTCCATTGTACGTGAAACCAGTGAACTTACCTCGGGTTCACTCTGTTTTCCAAGGTGGATTTCAATCTGGTCCAAGTTTAAGGTGTCACCGCCTTTATGCTCAAAAACCACGTTTATGACTCCCGCTGCAGTATTAAGGCCCTGATCAGGCCTTGCAAGTCCCTGGCCATATGCGTTGCCCGGGGTTGCATCAATTACACCGCTTATGTCAAAATCAGTTGCAACAACGGAAGCCTGCGGGGCAACACTGGTTCCTCCTGCAAGACCACTGGCAAAACCGCTGACAACGGCTGCAATAATAATTGTAACAACAAGCATCAGCATCACACCCACTACAGGTGATACTGCTTCGTCAGAAATAGCATTTGTTTTCATCTATATCACCCCTGAAGTATAATCGACTTGTCCAGAATGTATTTCCCGCTCGGAATATGCATAAGTTTGATGTCGAGATTACAGTTGTTGTCCACACATTCCTTGAGAAGACTGCATGCAGAATCATAAACATTGTCTGTCCCCGGGAACGGATTATCACCCGTTTCGCTGTCAGGAGTTACATAATCAACAAGGCCTACGAAATTTGCGGTGTAGCCGTTGTTGTATGTCCTTGCGACATCACCGGAAAGCCATACCGCATCCCCAAACCATGCGTAGTTTTCTCCGTTTTCAAGGCTGTTTATTCCTTCGACAGTCCAGCCTGAAGGCAGTGATTCATTTTCGATAGGACTACACGGATATGCATACTTCTGCGGGTCGGTCAGATGGGGGCCGCGTGAATAAGTATAAACAGTGCCCTTTAAGACAGGCGTTTCACTCCTTGCCAGAGGAGAAGTCCCAGTCTGCGTATGTTTTACCACAGTTCCGTTAGGAAGCGTCAGATATGTGATAAATTCACAGTCGGACGTTTTTATTGGGTCTCCGCCAAGGTGCTCAAATTTTATATCAAAATTGTCACCTGCATAACCTGTCGAAACGGCAATACTTGCCTGAGGGGCAACCTCCTGGGAACCGGCAAGACCACCGGCAAAACCGGAGACTACAGCGGCAAGAATTATCGTTACGACAAGCATAAGCATAACGCCCACAACAGGCGAGACTGCTTCATTTTCTTTACCAGACATAATTTCACCTTTTTGTTTAACTACAACACAAAATAGCTAGCATATAAAATTTAAATTTCATATTACTAGTTATGATAAAAATAGAATATTCTCCTATAAAAGTATTATTTTTTGAGTTTTTGATGAGATAAAATATTAAATATTATCCTTTTTACCAGATAATTAATGACAATTATAATCAGACAAATACCGGATAAATTTTTACAATAACCGTTTTTGGCCGTATTAACTGGAAAATAACCGGAAAAAGATTATTCAGACAAATTTTCGGACAAAATTCAATAACTGTCAAAAAGCACATAATAATAAAATACATGCGCTATTGCCATAGCAGTCTGAAAGGCACAAATATTCATGATCCATAAAATGAAACTACAGAACGTACAGGTGCATCTTCCATGAAGGCCGTCAGGGAAAACAGGACATTCGTCATCAGAAATGACATATTGTACGGTCCGCGATCATTTGCCGGAGCTGCACTGATGGCTAAAATATTATACCCTGATGAATTATCAGATATTAATGTAGATAATCTGCTGGATAAATACAACCAGGAATTCGGGCTCAACTTTTCGCATTGTACTATCTCATACCCGAAAGTTCCTTAATTAAACCTAAAAAATTATTTTAGGCCTTAAATTATACAGTATCAGGTTCTGATAAAAACTTTTCTGATTTTTCTGGATGCCAAAAATATCAGCATCGAATGGTTTATTTTTTAATAGTAGCAACAAGTGACATTAAATAGAAAATAGTCTTTCTTTTAATTACTTTTTTTTAAAATAGTGACACTTTTTTAGTATTGGATAATATAATAGACCTAACCGATGCCGTGACAGAATTATTACAATATACTCAAAAATTAGTCTTATAAAAAGGAAGTCAGAACAGGAAGAGAGGATGAGGTTCTTTGGATTACTTTTAACCGGATTTTTTCTGGTATCTGCATTAATTGCAGGAGCATCTGCACAGGAAATTCAGCAGGGCGTATCATACACGATAAACCCCGTAAATACGACAGGGGAGGACGACGGATACAAAATAGACTTTGAGATATACAACATATCCGCCGGCGGCCTTTCAGTCGAATTTCCCGGCACTTTTGAAATGAAGGACACTAACATCCCGGACGGCCATTACGGAAGCGACGGGAAAACACTTATCATAAGCCTCACCGGGGAGACTGAAATATGGGTTGACGTAGTCTGCAAAGACCTCAAATCCGGCGAAATACTTGCGACATGGGATGACCTTGAAAACGGGACTCACGGCGGCGACGAGATGACGGTAAAGGAATCCGAAAAAGAAGAGAAGGAAGAAGCGGAGGGAAAAGGCAGCCGGTCACCCTCGAAACAGGCAACTCCGGGATTTCTGTGGGTTACCTCCGCAATGTCCGTCCTTGCGGCCGGGGCCTGTCTTGGCGCTCTGAAGGAAGAGGGTGAGGCATAAATGACCGCAATAAATAAAACTGTCCTTCTGGTGTTTTGCATATCAGTCATTTACCTGGCGGGAGCTGCATACGCGGGAGCAAACTCCGGTACAGACGTTTTGCCGCTTGACAAAAACAATGACCAGAATATTTCTTCAGATGAACTTTCCGAAGGTATTCTCTCTTACCTTGCGGAAAAATACCTCAACAAAACCGACACTGAGCCTGACGAAAACCTCTCGGACGCCGCATACATATACGCAAACTGGGGAGGAAAACCGAAGACGATAACGGACTCCACAGGCCGGACGATAACACTTTACCGGCCCTTAAAGAATGTGGTCGTATTAAACGGCGAGATGCTTGAAACTCTGCGGTCTCTCAACTTCAGTTCCGACAAGATTTCGGGAGTCGGGAAGTATACGCTTCAGGACACAAACTTCTTCCCGGAATACAGCAAAAAAACGAACGTAGGAAGCGTCTGGTCGCCTGACTACGAGAAGATAATAGAGTTGAAGCCCGACGCAGTCCTGACGTATGCGACGTTTATGCAGGACACCTGCGACGAGATACAGCAGAAAGTCCAGGGGATGGACCCTTCGATAAAATTCATCCGCTTTGACCTGTATTACCCGTCAACATACATTGAGGAGGCAGAAAAACTTTCAAAGGCAGTAGACAGGGAAGAAGAGGGAGAAAAACTTGTCTCATTCTATGGAAAAAACCTTGACCTGATTAAATCAAAAGTCGGCTCATTACCTGAGGATAACAGGACGAAGGTATACTTTGAAAGCTGGGACGACTACAAGAGCGCCGCAAAAGGTTCCGGGTACAATGAAAAGATAAATCTTGCAGGAGGATTCAGCATATTCGAGAATGCAACGCCCGAATACCCTATAGTAAGCCCTGAAGAAATTCTTCTCAAAAACCCTGATGTCATCGTAAAACTCATCGGCTCAGGTCAGCTTAAATTCGGCGGGTACGAGGACAACGACACGGATTCTGCAAAAAGCGTATATGTCACCCTGACATCACGTGCCGGGTGGAGCAGCCTTGATGCAGTTAAAGACAACAGGCTTCATATCTTAAGCACCGACATTTTCGGGGGACCGGAGTATATCATAGGAACGCTTTACCTTGCAAAATGGTTTTATCCTGGCGAATTCGAAGATGTCGACCCTGAAGAAGTCCACCAGGAGTATGTCTCCGACTTCCAGCACCTGGACTACAACGTGAGCAGTTCAGGTCTTTTCACATACCAAGAGACTGCAAAGGTGTAAACCTGATATGCCAATAAACTCGCAGGAATTTCAGGAGAAGTGCAGAAGGCAGAATGCAAAAAAAAGGACATTTATTCTGGCAGCAGTCCTCCTGATAATACTTCTTGCGGGAGCGGGGATAGCGATAGGTTCTGCCGATATTTCCGTTCTTGATGCATACCGTGCAGTTTACAGCGGTCTTATCGACAGGATATCACAATTTTTATCCGGAAGCGAACCGTTATCAGCCGGTACAACCGGAATTGTGGTCTGGGACATAAGGCTTCACAGGGTTTTGTTTGCAGTCGCAGCAGGGTTCGGCCTTGCAATCGCGGGAACAGTGATGCAGGGGATTCTGAGAAACCCGCTTGCAAGCCCGTTCACGCTTGGAATAGCATCGGCCGCATCATGCGGGGCATCGGTCGCGATAATCCTTTTCGGGGGAATCGCCGTTTTAAGCGGAAACCTTGCGGTAATACTCCTTGCATTCATATTCGCAATGCTCGCGTCGTTCGGGATATACGCGATGTCAAAGAAGAAGGGCCTCTCCTCATCCTCCATGATACTTGCAGGAATTGCTCTGATGTACCTTTTTTCAGCAATAACGTCACTTCTGCAATACTTCGGGTCCACCGACCAGGCCGCGGCTGTAGTATACTGGATGTTCGGCTCTCTTGACAGCACAACCTGGGCGAAACTCGGGATTGTATGTCTAATCCTCGCCGTAATCACGCCTTACCTCGTATACAAGGCATGGGATCTGAACGCACTTGCAGAGGGTGATGAGATTGCAAAGAGCATAGGCGTCCCGGTAGAGAGGTCGATGACCACTTTCATGTTCATATCGTCAGTCATCACGGCCGTTATAATAGCATTCACCGGGACTATAGGG of the Methanomicrobium sp. W14 genome contains:
- a CDS encoding iron ABC transporter permease codes for the protein MPINSQEFQEKCRRQNAKKRTFILAAVLLIILLAGAGIAIGSADISVLDAYRAVYSGLIDRISQFLSGSEPLSAGTTGIVVWDIRLHRVLFAVAAGFGLAIAGTVMQGILRNPLASPFTLGIASAASCGASVAIILFGGIAVLSGNLAVILLAFIFAMLASFGIYAMSKKKGLSSSSMILAGIALMYLFSAITSLLQYFGSTDQAAAVVYWMFGSLDSTTWAKLGIVCLILAVITPYLVYKAWDLNALAEGDEIAKSIGVPVERSMTTFMFISSVITAVIIAFTGTIGFIGLVAPHMTRMVTGSDHRILIPASGLVGAAVLLAADDFSRIIIYPSVIPVGIMTAFLGVPFFLYLFLKRGDY
- a CDS encoding type IV pilin — its product is MKTNAISDEAVSPVVGVMLMLVVTIIIAAVVSGFASGLAGGTSVAPQASVVATDFDISGVIDATPGNAYGQGLARPDQGLNTAAGVINVVFEHKGGDTLNLDQIEIHLGKQSEPEVSSLVSRTMEPQTGPDMSTSQGNFGTIGDKSLISGYNSGWDKYIESFPDKNEVVVKPGDRFVLHADYGAKDSNGDNLIAWHKQGGAYGFPIKEGDVLTYDIMDKASQKVIASGKITVPQFTVSQS
- a CDS encoding ABC transporter substrate-binding protein, which gives rise to MTAINKTVLLVFCISVIYLAGAAYAGANSGTDVLPLDKNNDQNISSDELSEGILSYLAEKYLNKTDTEPDENLSDAAYIYANWGGKPKTITDSTGRTITLYRPLKNVVVLNGEMLETLRSLNFSSDKISGVGKYTLQDTNFFPEYSKKTNVGSVWSPDYEKIIELKPDAVLTYATFMQDTCDEIQQKVQGMDPSIKFIRFDLYYPSTYIEEAEKLSKAVDREEEGEKLVSFYGKNLDLIKSKVGSLPEDNRTKVYFESWDDYKSAAKGSGYNEKINLAGGFSIFENATPEYPIVSPEEILLKNPDVIVKLIGSGQLKFGGYEDNDTDSAKSVYVTLTSRAGWSSLDAVKDNRLHILSTDIFGGPEYIIGTLYLAKWFYPGEFEDVDPEEVHQEYVSDFQHLDYNVSSSGLFTYQETAKV
- a CDS encoding type IV pilin N-terminal domain-containing protein, translated to MSGKENEAVSPVVGVMLMLVVTIILAAVVSGFAGGLAGSQEVAPQASIAVSTGYAGDNFDIKFEHLGGDPIKTSDCEFITYLTLPNGTVVKHTQTGTSPLARSETPVLKGTVYTYSRGPHLTDPQKYAYPCSPIENESLPSGWTVEGINSLENGENYAWFGDAVWLSGDVARTYNNGYTANFVGLVDYVTPDSETGDNPFPGTDNVYDSACSLLKECVDNNCNLDIKLMHIPSGKYILDKSIILQG